One Zeugodacus cucurbitae isolate PBARC_wt_2022May chromosome 3, idZeuCucr1.2, whole genome shotgun sequence genomic region harbors:
- the LOC128920239 gene encoding uncharacterized protein LOC128920239 isoform X1, with product MGKVYEYKIFQKFHSKVFIIYRTEYEEISFTFNVILKQVTAVLRQFSRYNISPNTGIALRLEGHSPYSIILILSILNHNCYFIPLHSTNSYPNFEGVLNEHGAKYLITDLKYDENRYCKEIGLLKVLDKKMYFHENTGLDRKLYNEGYDLCYSISTSGSTGLPKIVQVPYSCVEPNILVLCSLLKLSEKDVIYLCAPSTFDPFVVDLFLALNSGATLLICPANLRLNPKKMLSILWPRGQRGLKGTTILQATPSFFRLFGEVLIREVILHENNSLRCLILGGENFPSRKEWNSWLPNVPVKTRIFNIYGTTEVSCWSTIHECDFNDQWERAPIGTALDDDTTLYITDSNGKELLGTCEGVLKIGSATRKCYIPSTDGLLRHKNDEMCFRNTGDLVFRDEFGRVFYIGRTDSIIKRLGVRFNLESLQQKIQKILNSTSSNVKCIWHEETRKLVCFVQTISNADATELMHIRRRLIQNLLEIDRPDDIVFISSFPLNSHGKIDSQTLMKKIANKSFTSSADPKGIFHTFITETLGVDLMRKNASEASIENMPGLNMSFNAAGGTSFQALSLVSQIGAILEHQCDQNELLAMLLSSQHSLETIMNFLAACSVSKLQVISKTLPVNSSSYVKKRFKFLWSTSLNKCVDSAPCIVGDKWVCVGSHSHILKTLDTQLGAPMAVLELPDRIECKVEIVSNMNTSYIAVVGCYDQHVYAFNFTNGHIYWRIDLGGLIKAKPLSCATGLVVATYGEQFNVVCISLKTKNYIWRKKIGTKGIFANPVAMNSREVIICTLDGSYCRILSNSGILLWLRKCESPIFSSPVVISEDSVILVAEVAGKVHICNAENGELMKTFCAGYPIFSALTILEDIGSKRNVLFGCYDKHVYCLRYQSLVEKTLQRACKLDLLWKKQLESNIFASPLVISLQEAVYVLCCSTSGLIALLHIETGGENFPSRKEWNSWLPNVPVKTRIFNIYGTTEVSCWSTIHECDFNDQWERAPIGTALDDDTTLYITDSNGKELLGTCEGVLKIGSATRKCYIPSTDGLLRHKNDEMCFRNTGDLVFRDEFGRVFYIGRTDSIIKRLGVRFNLESLQQKIQKILNSTSSNVKCIWHEETRKLVCFVQTISNADTTELMHIRRRLIQNLLEIDRPDDIVFISSFPLNSHGKIDSQTLMKKIANKSFTSSADPKGIFHTFITETLGVDLMRKNASEASIENMPGLNMSFNAAGGTSFQALSLVSQIGAILEHQCDQNELLAMLLSSQHSLETIMNFLAACSVSKLQVISKTLPVNSSSYVKKRFKFLWSTSLNKCVDSAPCIVGDKWVCVGSHSHILKTLDTQLGAPMAVLELPDRIECKVEIVSNMNTSYIAVVGCYDQHVYAFNFTNGHIYWRIDLGGLIKAKPLSCATGLVVATYGEQFNAVCISLKTKNYIWRKKIGTKGIFANPVAMNSREVIICTLDGSYCRILSNSGILLWLRKCESPIFSSLVVISEDSVILVAEVAGKVHICNAENGELMKTFCAGYPIFSALTILEDIGSKRNVLFGCYDKHVYCLRYQSLVEKTLQRACKLDLLWKKQLESNIFASPLVNSLQEAVYVLCCSTSGLIALLHIETGGENFPSRKEWNSWLPNVPVKTRIFNIYGTTEVSCWSTIHECDFNDQWERAPIGTALDDDTTLYITDSNGKELLGTCEGVLKIGSATRKCYIPSTDGLLRHKNDEMCFRNTGDLVFRDEFGRVFYIGRTDSIIKRLGVRFNLESLQQKIQKILNSTSSNIKCIWHEETRKLVCFVQTISNADTKELMHIRRRLIQNLLEIDRPDDIVFISSFPLNSHGKIDSQTLMKKIANKSFTSSADPKGIFHTFITETLGVDLMRKNASEASIENMPGLNMSFNAAGGTSFQALSLVSQIGAILEHQCDQNELLAMLLSSQHSLETIMNFLAACSVSKLQVISKTLPVNSSSYVKKRFKFLWSTSLNKCVDSAPCIVGDKWVCVGSHSHILKTLDTQLGAPMAVLELPDRIECKVEIVSNMNTSYIAVVGCYDQHVYAFNFTNGHIYWRIDLGGLIKAKPLSCATGLVVATYGEQFNAVCISLKTKNYIWRKKIGTKGIFANPVAMNSREVIICTLDGSYCRILSNSGILLWLRKCESPIFSSPVVISEDSVILVAEVAGKVHICNAENGELMKTFCAGYPIFSALTILEDIGSKRNVLFGCYDKHVYCLRYQSLVEKTLQRACKLDLLWKKQLESNIFASPLVISLQEAVYVLCCSTSGLIALLHIETGEMIAKYKLSAEIFSTPCNLNNQIFIGCRDNFLYSFSIH from the exons ATGGGCAAAGTATATGAGtacaaaatatttcagaaatttcaTAGCAAAGTGTTTATTATTTATCGCACGGAGTATGAGGAAATATCATTCACATTTAACGTAATATTAAAGCAAGTAACCGCTGTTTTGCGCCAATTTAGTCGTTATAATATATCCCCTAATACCGGCATTGCATTACGATTAGAAGGACATTCACCTTACAGTATTATTCTTATCCTGAG CATTCTCAACCATAATTGTTACTTCATTCCTCTGCATTCTACAAATTCATACCCAAATTTCGAAGGTGTTTTAAATGAACATGGTGCAAAATATCTAATAACAGACCTCAAATATGATGAAAATAGATATTGCAAAGAAATTGGCCTTTTGAAGGTTCTGGACAAAAAAATGTACTTCCATGAAAACACAGGCTTggatagaaaattatataatgagGGTTATGATCTTTGCTATAGTATTTCAACATCAGGAAGTACAGGTCTTCCGAAAATCGTACAAGTACCTTATTCTTGTGTGGAaccaaatattttagtattatg TTCATTGTTAAAATTATCGGAAAAGGACGTAATATACTTGTGTGCACCATCCACTTTTGATCCTTTTGTAGTAGATTTATTTTTGGCACTAAATTCCGGAGCGACTTTGTTGATTTGTCCTGCTAACTTAAGATTGAATCCCAAAAAAATGCTTAGTATTCTTTGGCCTCGTGGCCAACGGGGTTTAAAAGGAACAACTATTTTGCAGGCAACTCCTTCATTTTTCCGACTATTCGGAGAAGTTCTTATTAGAGAAGTCATATTACATGAAAACAATTCATTGCGATGTTTAATTTTAGGTGGAGAAAATTTTCCCAGCAGAAAGGAATGGAATTCTTGGTTGCCAAATGTACCTGTAAAAACGcgtatttttaacatttacGGTACAACGGAAGTGTCTTGCTGGTCCACAATACATGAGTGCGATTTCAATGACCAATGGGAAAGAGCTCCTATTGGTACTGCCCTAGACGACGATACTACTCTATACATTACTGACTCGAATGGAAAGGAACTATTGGGAACATGCGAAGGAGTGTTAAAAATTGGTAGTGCAACTCGAAAGTGCTATATTCCTTCCACAGATGGTTTGTTACGACACAAAAATGATGAAATGTGTTTCCGTAACACTGGAGATCTGGTGTTCCGTGATGAATTTGGGAGAGTATTTTATATAGGTAGGACAGACAGCATTATTAAACGACTAGGAGTTCGGTTCAATCTTG aaagcCTACAACAAAAGATTCAAAAGATTTTGAATAGTACTTCCAGTAATGTTAAATGTATTTGGCATGAAGAAACGCGTAAACTCGTCTGCTTTGTGCAAACTATTTCTAATGCTGATGCAACGGAATTGATGCACATCCGACGACGTTTGATACAAAATTTGTTGGAAATAGATCGACCTGACGATATAGTATTTATTTCATCATTCCCACTAAACTCGCATGGAAAAATAGATAGTCAAACTCTCATGAAGAAAATAGCCAACAAATCATTTACGAGTTCAGCAGATCCCAAGGgaatttttcacacatttatcACCGAAACTTTGGGAGTTGATTTAATGAGAAAAAATGCATCTGAAGCATCTATTGAAAATATGCCGGGTCTAAACATGTCATTTAATGCTGCTGGTGGTACATCTTTTCAGGCGCTTTCGTTGGTTAGTCAAATTGGAGCGATATTGGAGCATCAATGTGATCAAAATGAATTATTAGCAATGCTACTAAGCTCCCAGCACTCTTTAGAAACTATCATGAACTTTCTTGCAGCGTGCTCGGTATCAAAATTACAAGTGATATCTAAAACATTGCCAGTTAATTCCAGCAGTTATGTAAAAAAACGGTTTAAGTTTCTTTGGAGCACTAGTCTAAATAAATGTGTTGATTCAGCACCCTGCATTGTCGGTGATAAATGGGTATGTGTTGGTTCACACTCACACATTTTAAAAACACTTGACACGCAACTAGGAGCACCTATGGCGGTTCTGGAATTGCCAGACAGAATCGAGTGCAAGGTGGAAATAGTGTCAAATATGAATACCTCCTACATAGCAGTAGTTGGGTGCTATGATCAACATGTATACGCGTTTAATTTTACGAATGGTCATATTTACTGGAGGATAGATTTAGGTGGACTGATTAAAGCTAAGCCTCTAAGTTGTGCAACTGGACTGGTTGTAGCTACATATGGCGAACAGTTCAATGTTGTGTGTATTTCTTTGAAG ACAAAGAATTATATTTGGCGCAAAAAAATTGGAACGAAAGGAATCTTTGCCAACCCTGTCGCTATGAACTCAAGGGAGGTGATTATTTGTACACTTGACGGCAGTTACTGCAGAATCCTTTCGAATTCTGGGATTTTATTGTGGCTAAGAAAGTGTGAGTCCCCGATATTTTCGTCACCTGTTGTAATTAGCGAAGACAGCGTAATTCTCGTAGCCGAAGTTGCTGGAAAGGTACACATCTGCAACGCGGAAAACGGTGAAttg ATGAAGACATTTTGTGCTGGATATCCTATATTTTCTGCTTTGACTATATTAGAGGATATTGGTAGTAAGAGAAATGTCTTGTTCGGTTGCTACGATAAACATGTTTACTGTTTACGGTATCAAAGTTTAGTTGAGAAGACGCTACAAAGGGCGTGTAAATTAGATTTATTATGGAAGAAACAActtgaaagtaatatttttgcgTCACCTTTGGTAATTTCTTTACAAGAAGctgtatatgtattatgttGCTCCACCAGTGGATTAATAGCTCTTTTGCACATTGAAACTG GTGGAGAAAATTTTCCCAGCAGAAAGGAATGGAATTCTTGGTTGCCAAATGTACCTGTAAAAACGcgtatttttaacatttacGGTACAACGGAAGTGTCTTGCTGGTCCACAATACATGAGTGCGATTTCAATGACCAATGGGAAAGAGCTCCTATTGGTACTGCCCTAGACGACGATACTACTCTATACATTACTGACTCGAATGGAAAGGAACTATTGGGAACATGCGAAGGAGTGTTAAAAATTGGTAGTGCAACTCGAAAGTGCTATATTCCTTCCACAGATGGTTTGTTACGACACAAAAATGATGAAATGTGTTTCCGTAACACTGGAGATCTGGTGTTCCGTGATGAATTTGGGAGAGTATTTTATATAGGTAGGACAGACAGCATTATTAAACGACTAGGAGTTCGGTTCAATCTTG aaagcCTACAACAAAAGATTCAAAAGATTTTGAATAGTACTTCCAGTAATGTTAAATGTATTTGGCATGAAGAAACGCGTAAACTCGTCTGCTTTGTGCAAACTATTTCTAatgctgatacaacggaattgATGCACATCCGACGACGTTTGATACAAAATTTGTTGGAAATAGATCGACCTGACGATATAGTATTTATTTCATCATTCCCACTAAACTCGCATGGAAAAATAGATAGTCAAACTCTCATGAAGAAAATAGCCAACAAATCATTTACGAGTTCAGCAGATCCCAAGGgaatttttcacacatttatcACCGAAACTTTGGGAGTTGATTTAATGAGAAAAAATGCATCTGAAGCATCTATTGAAAATATGCCGGGTCTAAACATGTCATTTAATGCTGCTGGTGGTACATCTTTTCAGGCGCTTTCGTTGGTTAGTCAAATTGGAGCGATATTGGAGCATCAATGTGATCAAAATGAATTATTAGCAATGCTACTAAGCTCCCAGCACTCTTTAGAAACTATCATGAACTTTCTTGCAGCGTGCTCGGTATCAAAATTACAAGTGATATCTAAAACATTGCCAGTTAATTCCAGCAGTTATGTAAAAAAACGGTTTAAGTTTCTTTGGAGCACTAGTCTAAATAAATGTGTTGATTCAGCACCCTGCATTGTCGGTGATAAATGGGTATGTGTTGGTTCACACTCACACATTTTAAAAACACTTGACACGCAACTAGGAGCACCTATGGCGGTTCTGGAATTGCCAGACAGAATCGAGTGCAAGGTGGAAATAGTGTCAAATATGAATACCTCCTACATAGCAGTAGTTGGGTGCTATGATCAACATGTATACGCATTTAATTTTACGAATGGTCATATTTACTGGAGGATAGATTTAGGTGGACTGATTAAAGCTAAGCCTCTAAGTTGTGCAACTGGACTGGTTGTAGCTACATATGGCGAACAGTTCAATGCTGTGTGTATTTCTTTGAAG ACAAAGAATTATATTTGGCGCAAAAAAATTGGAACGAAAGGAATCTTTGCCAACCCTGTCGCTATGAACTCAAGGGAGGTGATTATTTGTACACTTGACGGCAGTTACTGCAGAATCCTTTCGAATTCTGGGATTTTATTGTGGCTAAGAAAGTGTGAGTCCCCGATATTTTCGTCACTTGTTGTAATTAGCGAAGACAGCGTAATTCTCGTAGCCGAAGTTGCTGGAAAGGTACACATCTGCAACGCGGAAAACGGTGAAttg ATGAAGACATTTTGTGCTGGATATCCTATATTTTCTGCTTTGACTATATTAGAGGATATTGGTAGTAAGAGAAATGTCTTGTTCGGTTGCTACGATAAACATGTTTACTGTTTACGGTATCAAAGTTTAGTTGAGAAGACGCTACAAAGGGCGTGTAAATTAGATTTATTATGGAAGAAACAActtgaaagtaatatttttgcgTCACCTTTGGTAAATTCTTTACAAGAAGctgtatatgtattatgttGCTCCACCAGTGGATTAATAGCTCTTTTGCACATTGAAACTG GTGGAGAAAATTTTCCCAGCAGAAAGGAATGGAATTCTTGGTTGCCAAATGTACCTGTAAAAACGcgtatttttaacatttacGGTACAACGGAAGTGTCTTGCTGGTCCACAATACATGAGTGCGATTTCAATGACCAATGGGAAAGAGCTCCTATTGGTACTGCCCTAGACGACGATACTACTCTATACATTACTGACTCGAATGGAAAGGAACTATTGGGAACATGCGAAGGAGTGTTAAAAATTGGTAGTGCAACTCGAAAGTGCTATATTCCTTCCACAGATGGTTTGTTACGACACAAAAATGATGAAATGTGTTTCCGTAACACTGGAGATCTGGTGTTCCGTGATGAATTTGGGAGAGTATTTTATATAGGTAGGACAGACAGCATTATTAAACGACTAGGAGTTCGGTTCAATCTTG aaagcCTACAACAAAAGATTCAAAAGATTTTGAATAGTACTTCCAgtaatattaaatgtatttggCATGAAGAAACGCGTAAACTCGTCTGCTTTGTGCAAACTATTTCTAATGCTGATACAAAGGAATTGATGCACATCCGACGACGTTTGATACAAAATTTGTTGGAAATAGATCGACCTGACGATATAGTATTTATTTCATCATTCCCACTAAACTCGCATGGAAAAATAGATAGTCAAACTCTCATGAAGAAAATAGCCAACAAATCATTTACGAGTTCAGCAGATCCCAAGGgaatttttcacacatttatcACCGAAACTTTGGGAGTTGATTTAATGAGAAAAAATGCATCTGAAGCATCTATTGAAAATATGCCGGGTCTAAACATGTCATTTAATGCTGCTGGTGGTACATCTTTTCAGGCGCTTTCGTTGGTTAGTCAAATTGGAGCGATATTGGAGCATCAATGTGATCAAAATGAATTATTAGCAATGCTACTAAGCTCCCAGCACTCTTTAGAAACTATCATGAACTTTCTTGCAGCGTGCTCGGTATCAAAATTACAAGTGATATCTAAAACATTGCCAGTTAATTCCAGCAGTTATGTAAAAAAACGGTTTAAGTTTCTTTGGAGCACTAGTCTAAATAAATGTGTTGATTCAGCACCCTGCATTGTCGGTGATAAATGGGTATGTGTTGGTTCACACTCACACATTTTAAAAACACTTGACACGCAACTAGGAGCACCTATGGCGGTTCTGGAATTGCCAGACAGAATCGAGTGCAAGGTGGAAATAGTGTCAAATATGAATACCTCCTACATAGCAGTAGTTGGGTGCTATGATCAACATGTATACGCATTTAATTTTACGAATGGTCATATTTACTGGAGGATAGATTTAGGTGGACTGATTAAAGCTAAGCCTCTAAGTTGTGCAACTGGACTGGTTGTAGCTACATATGGCGAACAGTTCAATGCTGTGTGTATTTCTTTGAAG ACAAAGAATTATATTTGGCGCAAAAAAATTGGAACGAAAGGAATCTTTGCCAACCCTGTCGCTATGAACTCAAGGGAGGTGATTATTTGTACACTTGACGGCAGTTACTGCAGAATCCTTTCGAATTCTGGGATTTTATTGTGGCTAAGAAAGTGTGAGTCCCCGATATTTTCGTCACCTGTTGTAATTAGCGAAGACAGCGTAATTCTCGTAGCCGAAGTTGCTGGAAAGGTACACATCTGCAACGCGGAAAACGGTGAAttg ATGAAGACATTTTGTGCTGGATATCCTATATTTTCTGCTTTGACTATATTAGAGGATATTGGTAGTAAGAGAAATGTCTTGTTCGGTTGCTACGATAAACATGTTTACTGTTTACGGTATCAAAGTTTAGTTGAGAAGACGCTACAAAGGGCGTGTAAATTAGATTTATTATGGAAGAAACAActtgaaagtaatatttttgcgTCACCTTTGGTAATTTCTTTACAAGAAGctgtatatgtattatgttGCTCCACCAGTGGATTAATAGCTCTTTTGCACATTGAAACTGGTGAGATGattgcaaaatataaattgagTGCAGAGATTTTTTCGACTCCTTGCAATCTgaacaatcaaatatttataggtTGTAGGGATAACTTTTTGTATTCATTTAGCATACACtaa